The genomic interval GCGACTAGAAGACAAGAACTCGACAAAAAGACGAGGAAAACAGAGAGGAAAGGAGGAGGAACCTTACGAAGAGGCTGGGGATCGAAGGAAGACGGCGGGGAATCATCGGAAAATAGTGAAGCGGAGTCGTCGGAACGCTGAAGCGCTGAAGAAAGGCGGCGGGACACGTGAAGGCAGAAGTGTGACGAAGGAGGAAGATGACgactttataaggtcgggcccgatcggcctcgaccgtccgatgcaggtcacaggaaccgaGGCCCCCATCGGGCCGCTCATTTCAAACCGTCGATGTCCCATCGGACACATCGCCGAGTCGTACGATGATGCCAGCGGAGTTGCCACGTGGCACCGGGTCataggggcgcatttaatgagcgtcaTTACGGCGCACAGCGCgcgtgctcggtcttaatggagAAGATTTGCAAGAATCCCGAGGAGATCCGAAGGGCATCAGCGAGGACCGTCGACACAGCAGCAAAGCCAGCCCTCGGGATAGGCCGAGCGGCCGTTTGGAGGAATATTCCCGAGTGGCAGGGCAGTATCACTCAGGCCGACCgactgtctagtcagtcggacttagtgcctccttcgactagacttgagggggaggcatgtgatccggtggtaagggcgGAGAACCCTTGTTGGCAGAAGgacaacgacacgtggaggtcaaaggtcaagagattcgaCCCTAAGACCCGGCCGACCGGGTGGAGCAGGCCGACCGACCAGATGAATTGAGCCAACCGGCTGTGAATCcccccgagccgaatgaaagacaacccgactaggggtcgggtttccgatgctcaaggtaaaaaggtttcaagggctgagcgggctgtccgttcggccggtgcacaaggcaacacaggcgGGAGCAGTCTCATTCGAGCATACGACCGATGCAGAAGttatatgcctgccgagcggccgacccgctcggccttggaacagacagggaacgcaagaggacaaaggagacaggggataacatcatcttcgAGACGCCTgtcgccgacaagcagcagagttggcggccgagccgtacacaagatcatacggcggaagcttccaccgtcacatccgggatatgctcggacgattgcggaatgacgccagaggtacttttctgacagaagcttgttaaggtatgtttggggaagcgtgcacgcatagagAAGCGTGCCTGCGTCTCCccggagtcctatataaggaccccccagacgtcgacgaaggtatgcgaaaatctctactgtagccacagttacgctgcttctctcgttgcctgacttgagcgtcggagggccgtccccgggaaacccctcccggctcaacTTCTTTGCAGGTTTGCCGAAGATCTACACCACCAATCGGAAACAacagagcgtgccacgtccccagcgtccgtcgactcagcactCAGACAGGATCAGAGGCAATTCTCAACGGGTCACGATCGACAGCCTCAAGTGGATCAGGTCGAGTGAGAATGCTCTCATTGATGCCCCACTAATATGCCGTGGTTGAATCAACATCCTAAGCAACCATTTGGTGTTGTATGTGGCGTTTACATGACCTTCATCTCTACTTGACCCGCAAGGTCAATACAACTCGATCGACACTTGTCTTCCTAACGGGTCGAATAGGAGACCCATACATGGTTAACTTATTCCAGGTATTGACTAACAAGGTGCACAAGGAGTCAAAATCGTTCTCTCCATTCACCAGCATGTTAAAACTACAAACGAAGAGCAAGGACGATAATTTCACAAGAATGTCTAAGATACGTATACAGTTCAGAGTAAGTATGCGATTAGCGACATGATTTCTATCAAACACAGCATCAGCATACACTGGTGAGTCTAATGATACGCATCTCAGATGCTACTTGGGCAGGTTAAGACGACAAATTCTTCAACCTTCCTCGTCTCATCCACTCAACTCGTCGAAATCATGTTCAGTTTCCATGACAATGGACCAGCTGCTCACGAGTTTGATCATCTCGCGTTCATTTGCTCTAGCAACAAATAAGTGTTTCTCAAGCTTTTGGCATCTCTAAAGGCCGGGCAGAATTGACTGGGTTATAATCTTTAACGAAAGTGCGGAGGCATCCATTGATCACTCGAGGGGCACAGCCGTCGCAAAAACGCTTGGCAAGATCAACAGCCTTCACGACAACAAGTAAGCAACATTTAGCGAGAACAAAGCATTGATAAAGGTCTACTCGTTCGAAGAAAACTACCTCGTTAATGACAATTTGGTGCCTAGTTCCTGTGGCTGTTATTTCAGCCATGGCAAGGTGCAGAATGCAGAGTTCCAAAATTCTTGCTGCAGGTTCATCCTGCAAGTTTGAATTATCAAGAAACAAACTGGAACGAAATGCTATTAATGCTACTCAAATCGATTACAATCTAAATAAGAATTGAAACAAGATATGGTTGTAAGGGACAGAACGATAGAATGTATCATTGATTCAAAAATTGACATATATTGCCATCTCAAATTAAGTCATAATTAAACAAAAGCGCATCTAAGCCTAAGAGATGCATACCAGACCTTCCAGTTTTGGGGGATTATTTTGTCAATGAACCGAACATGATCATTCCACCGATCAACCACAGCTACCAACATATCCCTTGTGAAGCTGAGAAAGAAACATATGCtgtttcaaacaaaagaaaaacgCAAGCAATTCCAATAATTTACGTTACAAAGTAGAAACAGCATCACTACGATACTGGAAGTCTATAATGCATGGTTTTAGAGTTCAATAAAATATAATGGAGTGTGAGAGGATCAAGGAACAGGAAAGCACCGCAAAACAAATCTGTTGTAGACCAACTTTGGAGGGGCTGATAAAACTTCTTCTTCTGAAAAAAATAAAtggaacaaaatataaaaaagaaattagaacaaaaaaaaaataaagaatcaaGAGGAAGTTCACATAGAAAACTTTACTAATATTGTGCCAAAACTGAGTAATAAAAAACAGTTGCTAACAGTGGCAAGTACTGAAAGTAGCTCCCGTGGTTGGAACATTAGATGAATTTTTGGAACAGTTTTAATGGACATTAGTTAAAGGATTGCTTTAGCGTGCAAAAAGATCATTCACGTACTTTTCGTGTCACGGAAAACATTCATTACTTTGTCATGAAACCCTTCTTTTATGGTTATCTTATGAAAATTTACCTAGAATTGGTCAATTTCCATGTTCTTGGACATATTAGAGCAGATGAAACTCTAGAAAGCCGTTGTTCATTTGTCGCACATGGGCATCCAAACTGCTACTTAGCaaaatatttttacagaattacCAGAAAACATGTGGTAAGCCGAAAGCCTATACTTTTTTGCCAAACAAAATGGTTTGATGTGCATTAAAATTCGCAAACTGCATTTGGCATCACAATCAAGAGTTCACGTGGATTCCGATCCATAAAAGTAAATGAAATTGCTGGAAAAGATAGCATGAACTTTGACAACTTTCACCTAAGACCTTAACAGGCATTAACTTACATAACTGCACAATAAACAGTCAAAAAGATGGACAATAAATGATGTGGAACAACATAATCATTATTTCTCCCAACTCTGTGTGTAGTGATTACACATGCTTGCACCCTTACAGAAGTTTCAGTATGCTTCTATCTCAACCCATGTTATAATAGACGCAGAAACACACTTTTCCATGTCAGTTCTActcttaaaagtaaaaaaatagtGCATTTCAGGAAAGAGAAGAAATGGCTATTTTTTTCTAGCAATATTGATTAGAAGAGATTAACCTTGGTACCATATATAAGGTAGAACCAAAAGCTTCACAAGGCAGATCAGTAGTCCCGAAGTTTGAGCATATAAATTACATTCAAGTTTTGGCTAGGGAACATGAACAATTTCCTGGCAGCATGATGTCAACAAATGAAAATAACTGATAATTTTCTTACAGTAACCTACTATTGAGAAGAATTTCTATCATCCACATATCAGCACCATGTGAATGTCATAGTCATCAGGTGGAGTTGGAGACACAAAAAATCTCTCATCTCTGGTCACAAACTCACATTTACATTTTATCTTCAACTTACCGAAGGTGTAGATCACAAGCCATAGTTTTCACAATGATCAACCTACTGAAATAACTATGAAAATGATGACCACGGACTACAATTCAAGCATCAATGCAAGTATGCAACAGCCAAATGGTTTTATTAGCTTAAACAGACGCCAACCaaaaatgtttatatatatatatattctaaaacCTATTGAGCTGATTACCGTTTGCAGAATCCTTATCATTTTGTAGCATCAACTCTTCTGCCTCTTCTTCTGTCTCTACCTCAACAGGAGCCCCGCCAAAGCTCATGTGATTGTATTGCAGCAGGACGGCCTTGTCGAAAACATAACCAGGCTCTGAGTGTGCAAaaccaaaaaaatatatatacataatcaATCTATAAAGCAATTAATAGCCAGCGATAAGCAACCCCAACAAATAAATCAATCTCTGTCCAATTTCCACAATGTAAACTACTGTGCAAGTTATACCTCTTTTCGCGTTCACTCTCTTGTCAAAGAGCCGAACTGGATCAGACCCTTCTAAACAAGCAGCATAAGCAATCATCCTGAACACCGCCAAACCGAACAAGGGCAGCACCGAACCTTAAAGAGTGTTTTAAAAGGCAACTTTTTTAGGTCAAAAATAAGTTGCAACTCACAGAGCGAGCTCGCGAGCAGCTCTCGGGCTACAGAACCTCCCGCTCTTGTCGACCTTCGAGGGCGAAGAGGCTCCTGGCGCACTCGACGTCTCCGCCGCTTGTTCCAAGGCTTCGGCAACTGCACAGGGAGGCGAAAGGGGGAGCGAATTCCGAGCAGATGACGAGAGGACGACGCCTTTATGCGGTACCGGATGGAAGCCCAGCAAGAGAGGAATCCGAAGACGAGAAGAACGAGAAGAATTGGGGAAGAAGTTGGGAGAAAGATTGAGCTTTGGAGAAGAGAAGCGGAGGAGAGAATTCACCTCCATCCTCTTCCACTTCCCCGAACAAGATAAGGCTTTTAGCCCGTACGAAAACAATCGGTAAAATAGAAGGGTTTAAGAGGCCAAAAAATATCtagaaatatataaaataaagcaaatattCAGAATTAATTTctgaattagaaaaaaaataaacgttgaatttattcaaaaaaaaaaaaagaagaaaaaggaaacacTTATTCACATAAATTAATTGTACATATAAATTAAATTGCAGTTTACCAtctatttaaatttgaaaaaatatccaTAGAACTACATCAACACAAGGGCAAGCAATGCTTGGATGAATACTGCAAGCAATGGCACAATTGGAGTGGAAGAAGCAGTAGAATAGTAATAAGGCTCGATCTGGATGGTGAAGTTACAAGCCGGAGACGATGTCGACGGATCCTGCGTCGTCTCAGTCGCGAGACCTTGAAAGTCACAGCTCATGTCCTGGTGGTTCTGCACTTGGTAGTACATGTTGAAGGCATAGGAGGCATTGCCATTAGTGTCCAAGCCATTGCAGGAAGAGCCATAGCCAAGAGAGGTGCAGTCGGAATAAGTGCACGCGAACGTGATCTGATCGCCGAGGGTGCTTATGTTTCCACCGCCATTTGGGTCGAACACACACCACTTCCTCGGCAAGTAAGACACCCCGCTCGCGGGCACAAGCATGATGCTTCGCCCTTGCCCTGTGAGATCAATGTTGAATTTTGGTTGCCCGTCGTACTTGAGGATCCCCCAGTGCCGCTCAAAGTTCCCTGGCTGAATGCTCTTGTAATCCTCATCGATCAGGCTGAACAAGTAGACCTCAATGTATTGGCTTGGGCGAAGAGGTGTGCCTCGGTTCGCCGCAAGGCGTGGAAGAAGCCCATTGTAGAACCTCTCAGCATAGGCCGCATTCGCATTTCTATCTCCGTCTGTTGGCCAACCTACCTCTCCGATGATGATCGGCAAATTACCCAAGCCGACCCGCCCAAGAGCTGAGACCAAAGTATCGAAATTGGCATCAAACACATTGGTGTAGAGAATTCCATTGTCATTGACAGGATCGCTTCCGCCATCGAAGAAAGCATAGTTCACCGGGAAATCTGCATTCAAATACAGGCTCAAGAAAGGGTAGATGTTGACGGTGAAGGGTGCCCTAGTCTGGTTCATGAACGTGACGATTTCTATCATGAGATCATTTATGTCGGTTCTAAACCTTCCGGCTGATGGAACTGGGTTGTTCACGGGCGAATTGTAGACATCAGCGTTGAGAGGAATTGTGGCCTTTATGGTATCACCGACACCGGCATCATTGAGGGCATTTTGGATGTTCTTGAAGGCTGGGAAGGTGGCATTCAAGAATGAGCCATTGTAAGATTCAAGGAATGGCTCATTTCCAACTGCCACATACCTGAATCAAAAACAAATCTTTAACCTTTGCAGATCTCACATTAGTCTTAGAACTGAAGCAAGAAACTGAACAAGAACAGAAATTACTGTATAGAAGTGAATATTCTTAAGAGAAAAGTATTCATTGAAATAGTTGAATTCTGTCTTTATTGTCGATCCTAAAATCTTTCAAGCAACACATTCATGACCATTGGTAAGGGATCATGGATCTATTACCAAAAGATGAAAGATTCACAATTGGAAAATTTTCAGATAATTAATAATTGCTTGAAACAAGTTTTTGAACCTTTTGGATGTGGAGAAGAGGATACAGACTAACATATTCATATTTTAGCAACAAGAGCTAAAGTATAATAAGAAGAAGATTGCCTCAAGAACATTCTAACCTCGGAAAAAAATTTCAAGACCATactgtgcaaaaaaaaaaaaaaaatgatctatAGATAACAATAAGAAATTGAGTAATGAGCTTCTTACCTCAGAATCTCATATTGGATATGATCGAAAAGAAATGAATAAAAAGTTATAATGTGGAAgatgaaattcaaactcaaactcaCTTGATGTTTACTCCTCCTTGGAAATTGTATCGAGTGACGCTCCTCTTCACCCAGTCCCGTGCCGCGCCGTAATCGTTCATGGTCTTCAGCATGTTGTTGGGGATGGCTACCATGACCTCGATGTTGGTGCCGGCGAGGGCGCTCATGGAATCGGAGTTGGCATCGAAGAGCTTGACTCTGGTGATGTTGTTGTCTTTGAGAAGCTGAACCACAGTCTTGGGAGGCAGCGGGTGAGTCGCCATGGTCCCCCAGTTCACCCCCAGGCCTTGAACCAAGCAAGCACAGAGCCCAAGGAGGAGGAAAAGCTGCAAGAATCTGCGAGCCCCCATGCCGAAATCGATCAAAACCCAGACTTTTCCAATGGAAAGAGTTggagaaaggaggaggaggagattgGGGGCAATGGTTGGTAGAATTTTGAAACTAATCTGGAATATTTTAGTAGTATTCAATCGATTAGCTGGACGGAGACGGAATCCACAGacaaataaactaataccaaaaccAGAAGAAGAATAAAATATGCAAGATCGGGAGAAAGCCAAGAATCATAAGATTGACGTCGACTTCTCCGATTTGATTAAGCAAAGTTTGAAACTTTTCGTAAACTAGTTATCAGCTAAAAAAATGAGCAAAACAGAAGAAACCGAGCTCCTTTTGTTGACCACTAAAAGCCTAGATCGCTTTCGCCATCGCCTTTCTGATTAATTCAAATGCAATATTCTTGACCAGAAGAGAAGCGAAAACGGAGACGTCGAAAACGAAAAGGACGTCGAAATCGAAGGCGATTCAACCTCCAAGATACGCTTTTTTTGCAGAAGACAGAAAGAAAGTGCACGAAAGGCGGAAAAGCGCCACGATAGGATTTTTATGGATGACGCAGAACAAGAAAACCTAGATTAAGCACAGTAGAAATCAGCgacgaagaacaagaaagaggaaCACGCTTGGGCGCTTCAGATCGAGCGAAAGGCGATGGCCCTCATCCGCGCTGTTCTCGCCGACTTCCCCCCTTCGATTTGAAGACGGCAAAGGAGTGATCGGTGATAAGACGATTATCGGATTATGGCAGGAAATTATATTTTGACCCTGGTAGATACTAAAATTTTCATTTCATCACCCGAGTATGAAAATATCACTTTACCCCTGCAATTTCAAAATTCTCTTTATCTCTCCCTCCTGTCGGATAATATAACAATTTTGAATTAACAAtgcatataataattttaattagaacTATTACATAAATATAAGCTGATCGAATATTTGTCAAATATTACATTGTTGTTCTATGGATATacataataattttaatcaaaattgttATATACACCTACATTAATATTAGCATGTAATAATTTTTGCATTATGTTCTTTAATTCCCCACCTAATTAGATTTGCATCATGTAATAAAATTACTATATTATACAGTCACTTTCGATGGATTTATGAATTATTGGATCAGCCAAATAAAGAATGACAATTATTGCATCAGATAAGTTTATTTAATATgagcaattttaatttttaattgaattattaCATGTGATAGTAATTGTAAtcaaatatatttcaaatagtTGACCCAAACTGTTTAACACTATTTTAATCAATTAGAATAATTTTGATCGGGAATAAATTTTACCAAGTTAAAAATGAATATTTGATATAATAGTATTAATTTTgcctaaattaaaataattttattttatattataattctAATATGagtttttaatatgaaaaataGGTAAGGGGCCCTTTgaatatatatttccttttaacGATAAACACTgcattcttttaattatttttttttctgccAACCAGACAACATTCAATAAGTAGTTAACTAACTACAATTATTAGGGGTAAAATTATGAGTTTAAAATGTTCATAAGTATTTtagtaattataaagtctaaaattttttttaaaaaaaaataaaattcagggTCAAATTAAAAATACATCTTTGAATTTAGGAGActcttactatatatatatatatatatatatatatatatatatatatatatatatatatatatatatatatatatatatatatatatatatatatatatatatatatatcatgcacAATCATGAATGACAATAAATATGAACGATCTGTTACGACCAAAACTCATTCTCTCTCTTACATGCAAGTCTCTCTCCTACATACAACTATACAAGATGGTGTTAGTCTTGAAAGATTAGCACCAATGCTAATTTGAAACCCGCACCAACCAGTGCTGGTTTCAAACTAACATTGatgctggtctttaaagaccagcactaACGTAGTGTTGGCTAATGCTAGTTTCAAATCAGTATTGGTACTGTTCTTTATAGACAGAAGAGGAGATTGCGCACGAAGACTGAAACAATTTATACTTTACTTTCGGGAGGATGCCTTGCCTTGGAGGTTTGGAAGGCTTTTTATAGGCAGAAGAGGACATTACTTCTTGAGAAAGGCATGCTTGCTGAGAGATCATAAAAGGGGTCTAGAAAGAGGAGAGCTTTATGTGACAGGTGGGTGCTTAGAAGAGAGCGTCCTGGCAAAAGGAGAGCTTTATGCAATAGGTAGATGCTTAGAAGAGAGGGTCCTGGCAAAAGGAGAGGAGTATATGATAGGTGGAGAAAATAACCGTCATGGATAATGTTTTTATATATGAGTCGATGATAGTACTATAGAAATGTCTATTGCTTGAATGAGGTCAAGGTTTCATTATGTTCTCTAAGTTGTGTTCCCCTGTTGAATCTAGAGAAGTAGTTGGTAGTCGGAGGTGCTATCCTGGTACGGTAGAGTGCCGCTCTATATGCTCTAGCATAAAGGGTTGAACTTGCTAAGTGTTTGTTGCTGAGTTTTTCGATCCTCCGTTGGTAATGATGAAGGAGAGTTAAATGTTGTGttgtaaaataaaaagaaaaggattgGGTACCCATATATTTgggttaataattttttttcctgtATAGGACTGACCAATTAGGATGGTAGTTTTGTGGATCTTTTAGTCTATCTCAAGGTCAATTCATGCCTTGTACAGAGTTTCGTCAATGTTTTAGTTGATCAGCAAAAGTTGGAGGGCTTCCCAATCTATGTCAAGATCAAATGGATAATCTTCAAGTTCAGCTTGGTACTCACCTACTTCATTAATGTCAATTTTTACCAGGTGTTTGGCTGGCTGTATTTTAGATCCAGTCATTCAAGAGAGGCACTGTCAAATGTACATACAACAAAAGTTTCTTCTTCTTTTAGAGCTAGTGAAATAATAGTCCCTAATGTTTGGGGAAACTCTTTTTAGGAGTCAGGATCATATATCCAGAGTTTGTAAAGAATACCATAGCTCATTAAAGTGAATGGAGTGATTTGTCTGCCTTTATAAGAAGTTATAGTATATACTTCATAGACCAGATTTGCCTTGTGAAAAGAATAAAGGAGCGGGCATTGGTAGCCATACTTCGACAAATCCGCACAGGTTGGGCTAAGTTTTTGGCATTTTTATTTAGGACAAATTCGGCTTCATAGACAATAGTCATTCCTTCAAGTGGGCTTTTGTGAAAAACTTTCAGTGTCATagattttcataaaattttgtaAGGTTGATTTCTCCACTAGACTGCACACATAGGAAGTAACGTCATGTGAGATTAGTATTAAGG from Zingiber officinale cultivar Zhangliang chromosome 6B, Zo_v1.1, whole genome shotgun sequence carries:
- the LOC121991990 gene encoding uncharacterized protein LOC121991990 isoform X2 produces the protein MEVNSLLRFSSPKLNLSPNFFPNSSRSSRLRIPLLLGFHPVPHKGVVLSSSARNSLPLSPPCAVAEALEQAAETSSAPGASSPSKVDKSGRFCSPRAARELALMIAYAACLEGSDPVRLFDKRVNAKREPGYVFDKAVLLQYNHMSFGGAPVEVETEEEAEELMLQNDKDSANEEEVLSAPPKLVYNRFVLRFTRDMLVAVVDRWNDHVRFIDKIIPQNWKVWMNLQQEFWNSAFCTLPWLK
- the LOC121991990 gene encoding uncharacterized protein LOC121991990 isoform X1; translated protein: MEVNSLLRFSSPKLNLSPNFFPNSSRSSRLRIPLLLGFHPVPHKGVVLSSSARNSLPLSPPCAVAEALEQAAETSSAPGASSPSKVDKSGRFCSPRAARELALMIAYAACLEGSDPVRLFDKRVNAKREPGYVFDKAVLLQYNHMSFGGAPVEVETEEEAEELMLQNDKDSANEEEVLSAPPKLVYNRFVLRFTRDMLVAVVDRWNDHVRFIDKIIPQNWKDEPAARILELCILHLAMAEITATGTRHQIVINEAVDLAKRFCDGCAPRVINGCLRTFVKDYNPVNSARPLEMPKA
- the LOC121991989 gene encoding glucan endo-1,3-beta-glucosidase 8-like, with product MGARRFLQLFLLLGLCACLVQGLGVNWGTMATHPLPPKTVVQLLKDNNITRVKLFDANSDSMSALAGTNIEVMVAIPNNMLKTMNDYGAARDWVKRSVTRYNFQGGVNIKYVAVGNEPFLESYNGSFLNATFPAFKNIQNALNDAGVGDTIKATIPLNADVYNSPVNNPVPSAGRFRTDINDLMIEIVTFMNQTRAPFTVNIYPFLSLYLNADFPVNYAFFDGGSDPVNDNGILYTNVFDANFDTLVSALGRVGLGNLPIIIGEVGWPTDGDRNANAAYAERFYNGLLPRLAANRGTPLRPSQYIEVYLFSLIDEDYKSIQPGNFERHWGILKYDGQPKFNIDLTGQGRSIMLVPASGVSYLPRKWCVFDPNGGGNISTLGDQITFACTYSDCTSLGYGSSCNGLDTNGNASYAFNMYYQVQNHQDMSCDFQGLATETTQDPSTSSPACNFTIQIEPYYYSTASSTPIVPLLAVFIQALLALVLM